In Plodia interpunctella isolate USDA-ARS_2022_Savannah chromosome 1, ilPloInte3.2, whole genome shotgun sequence, one DNA window encodes the following:
- the Als2 gene encoding alsin isoform X2, giving the protein MAGWENTWQRESGVARWEALCGTVPAERVMWPWEDGNTWSIYEGQWKDNLQNGYGVLKYTTGDIYEGYFKDGLCHGHGIKKQGDFTSSTATIYTGEWTSGVRQGYGVMDDIGKGEKYLGNWSDNKRHGCGLIVTLDGIYYEGLFMQDVLTGHGVMVFEDGTHYEGEFRSAGIFSGKGVLTFSSGDKIEGSLCGAWTEGVKISNATMQLNVSNPALPSNSKPNSFGKLSVAPNQKWNALFRQCFQCLGVSETILTPTGNHFANGPSNTIDNVKIWQNVAVAISCSHKDKHKTPMKKPKGSDIEKLVDCLEVIPHFGQKNLDLDSYMELKQYLQNACESTHHPLGQLVLGLTNAFNTTYGGVRVHPLLLSHAVKELKSITTRLYQVVRLLFPALPVEGADAVLPYKTEGEEIVDSNPIEGEVVSADSLLQPTLLPRVHPALFVLYALHNKREDDLYWRRLMKWNRQPDLTLMAFLGIDQKFWIGYNTVTGHKSPPYSPLKEQLFQEAVETLQQLKTTFSPIEKLLVIRSTFQKMTTAVQQELGQNYLWSMDELFPVFHFVVVRARILQLGSEIHFVEDFLEPGMQHGELGLMFTTLKACYFQILQEKMSIN; this is encoded by the exons GTATATACGAAGGCCAATGGAAAGACAACCTGCAAAACGGGTACGGGGTCTTAAAATACACCACTGGCGACATCTATGAGGGATATTTTAAAGATGGTTTGTGTCACGGGCATGGGATAAAAAAGCAGGGTGATTTTACGTCTTCAACAGCCACCATCTATACTGGCGAATGGACAAGCGGTGTCAGACAAGGATACGGAGTCATGGATGATATAGGGAAAGGCGAAAAATATCTTGGCAATTGGAGTGATAATAAAAGACATGGCTGCGGACTGATAGTGACCTTGGACGGCATTTACTATGAAGGTCTTTTCATGCAAGATGTGCTCACG gGGCACGGAGTCATGGTcttcgaagatggcacccaCTACGAAGGGGAGTTCAGATCGGCCGGTATTTTCTCCGGAAAGGGCGTGTTGACCTTTTCGAGTGGGGACAAAATAGAAGGGTCCCTGTGTGGTGCGTGGACCGAAGGCGTCAAGATTAGTAACGCGACTATGCAGCTGAACGTCTCCAACCCGGCATTGCCATCGAATTCTAAGCCTAA TTCGTTTGGCAAACTCAGCGTCGCGCCAAACCAAAAATGGAACGCGCTATTCCGCCAATGCTTCCAATGCCTCGGCGTTTCGGAAACAATTTTAACCCCAACCGGAAATCACTTCGCGAACGGTCCATCGAATACCATAGACAACGTCAAGATCTGGCAAAATGTCGCTGTGGCTATTTCCTGTTCGCATAAAGACAAACATAAAACCCCCATGAAAAAGCCAAAAGGATCCGATATCGAGAAGTTAGTGGACTGCTTGGAAGTGATACCGCATTTTGGCCAAAAGAATTTGGATTTGGACAGCTATATGGAGTTGAAACaatatttgcaaaat GCATGCGAATCGACGCACCATCCATTAGGCCAACTAGTCTTAGGACTCACCAACGCGTTCAACACAACTTACGGTGGTGTCAGAGTCCACCCGTTGCTCCTTAGTCATGCGGTCAAAGAGCTAAAAAGCATTACCACCCGACTGTACCAGGTGGTTCGTCTGTTGTTTCCCGCGTTGCCAGTAGAGGGCGCTGACGCGGTGTTGCCATATAAAACGGAAGGTGAAGAGATTGTGGATAGTAACCCTATTGAAGG CGAGGTGGTATCAGCAGATTCTCTACTCCAGCCAACGCTGCTCCCGCGCGTGCACCCGGCTTTGTTCGTGTTATACGCTTTACATAACAAGAGAGAAGACGATTTGTACTGGAGACGACTGATGAAATGGAACCGGCAGCCGGATCTCACGCTGATGGCCTTTCTGGGTATCGACCA aaaattctGGATCGGTTACAACACCGTGACCGGTCATAAGTCGCCACCGTACTCTCCGCTCAAAGAACAGCTGTTTCAAGAAGCGGTGGAAACTCTGCAACAACTGAAGACCACCTTCTCGCCAATCGAGAAGCTGCTGGTCATCAGGAGCACCTTCCAGAAGATGACCACCGCTGTGCAACAGGAATTAG GTCAAAACTACCTATGGAGTATGGACGAATTGTTCCCAGTGTTCCATTTTGTTGTGGTTCGCGCTCGAATCCTTCAGCTCGGCTCGGAAATACACTTTGTGGAAGATTTCCTAGAGCCCGGCATGCAGCACGGGGAATTGGGCCTTATGTTCACCACGCTTAAG gCCTGCTATTTTCAAATACTCCAAGAGAAGATGTCCATAAACTGA